The Meriones unguiculatus strain TT.TT164.6M chromosome 1, Bangor_MerUng_6.1, whole genome shotgun sequence genome has a segment encoding these proteins:
- the Apoa5 gene encoding apolipoprotein A-V yields the protein MAAVITWALALLSVFATTQARKSFWDYFSQSSRGKGLMGQQQKLAQESLKASFEQDLYNTNNFLEKLGPLSGSGKEPPLLAQDPESIRKQLQQELGEVSSRLEPYMAAKHQLVGWNLEGLKQQLKPYTAELMEQVGLSVQELQERLGTVGEDTKAQLLGGVDEALSLLQEMQRQVLNHTDRVKELFHPYAERLVTGIGQHVQELHRSVAPHAAASPARLSRCVQSLSHKLTRKAKDLHTSIQRNLDQLREELSAFIRVSADGAEDGDSPDPQALSDEVRQRLQAFRHDTFLQIAAFTQAIDRETEEIQQQLAPPPPSHSAFAPELGHSDSNKALSRLQSRLDDLWEDITYSLHDQGHSHLREP from the exons ATGGCTGCGGTCATCACTTGGGCCCTTGCCCTTCTCTCAG TGTTTGCGACCACTCAGGCACGGAAGAGTTTCTGGGACTACTTCAGCCAGAGCAGCCGGGGCAAAGGCTTGATGGGCCAGCAGCAGAAGCTGGCACAGGA gaGCCTAAAGGCTAGCTTTGAGCAAGACCTCTACAATACGAACAATTTCCTAGAAAAGTTGGGTCCCTTGAGCGGGTCAGGAAAGGAGCCTCCCCTCCTGGCACAGGATCCAGAAAGCATTCGGAAGCAGCTGCAGCAGGAGCTGGGGGAGGTGAGCTCCCGCCTGGAGCCCTACATGGCTGCGAAGCACCAGCTGGTAGGCTGGAACTTGGAGGGCCTGAAGCAGCAGCTGAAGCCCTACACGGCCGAGCTGATGGAGCAGGTGGGCCTGAGCGTGCAGGAGCTGCAAGAGCGTCTAGGCACAGTGGGAGAAGACACCAAGGCCCAGCTGCTGGGGGGCGTGGACGAGGCGCTGAGCCTGCTGCAGGAAATGCAAAGACAAGTGCTGAACCACACAGACCGGGTCAAAGAGCTCTTCCACCCTTATGCAGAACGCTTGGTGACCGGCATTGGGCAGCATGTTCAGGAGCTGCACCGCAGTGTCGCTCCTCACGCGGCTGCCAGCCCCGCGCGACTCAGTCGCTGCGTGCAGAGCCTGTCCCACAAACTCACGCGTAAGGCAAAGGACCTGCACACCAGCATCCAACGCAACCTGGACCAGCTGCGCGAGGAGCTCAGTGCTTTCATCCGCGTCAGCGCAGATGGGGCAGAGGACGGGGACTCCCCGGACCCTCAGGCTCTCTCGGACGAGGTACGCCAGAGACTCCAGGCTTTTCGGCATGACACCTTCCTGCAGATCGCTGCATTCACTCAGGCCATTGACCGGGAGACAGAGGAAATCCAGCAACAGCTAGCACCACCGCCGCCTAGCCACAGCGCCTTCGCTCCGGAGTTGGGACACTCGGACAGTAATAAGGCCCTGAGCAGACTGCAGAGCCGGCTGGATGACCTGTGGGAAGACATCACCTACAGCCTCCACGACCAAGGCcacagtcatctgagggagcccTGA